The genomic interval GATACTCATCAAATAGTCTTTCCAAATCTTTTAAGTCCCCATATTTAAAAGTTTTTGTTAATTCTTTTATAGCCTTAGGAACACCTTTATCCATCACAGTAGAGCCTATAAACCAATCGTCAAAACTAAAAAAAGGATGATCTACGCACCTTGCAACTAAATCTCTTCCTGTATAGGCTCTTGCTAATTTTACAGCAGCAGTGGTTACATTTGAACCGTTTTTGGCAAATTTAACCATCTCAACAGAGGGAATAAGATTAACAAAAAGCTCAGCTGCTTGTAGTTCTATTATTGATGGTCTTGTTAAGTTATTACCCATTTTAATCGCATTTTCTATAACAAACTTATTAACATACTCGTCCGCATATCCTAATATAACCGACCTTAAAGCCATTCCATAATCTAAATACTCTCTATCTTCTACATCATATATGTACGCTCCTTTACCTCTTTTTAAGATAGCTGGTGCGTTTGAAGGAAATTGGTCATAACCTCTTGAGTAAGTATGAGCTCCTCCGGGTATTAATGTTAAAAGTTTTTTGGTATACTCATTCATATTAAACCCTCACTAATAGCATATTCTAATATTTTTTCTACACATAAAAAATCGTAAATATAATCTATTTCAAACGCTTGCCACTTATCTAAAACATAAGGTAATGTTCTCTTTTGGTAAAAAGTTTTGTAAGTTAGTAGTTTATCTGTTTTTGATATATACATTCCACCAAAAATCCCATATACATCTGGCAGTTGTTGTCTTTGATAAAAATCTGGTGTATTGTCTAAAAATTTTTCTAAATAACCATTTACTATTTTTTTTATACCGTAAGGATGATGCGTATCTGATTCAATTTTACATACACCAACTACACTATCTGCAATATGAAAATTTTCTATCAATTTGTCTATAAGCACATCTATATCATTCTTTTTCCTAAGAGGTGATGTAGGTTCTAAAAGTAAAATACAATCATAACTTTTATTTAAATTATTTATTAAATGTATTAAAACATCTATTGTTGGAGTATCATCCTTAGCTAATTCTTTTGGTCTTAAAAAGGGTATTTCTGCTCCAAATTTTATAGATATTTCCGCTATCTCTTCATCTTCAGTAGAGACTATCAGCCTGTCTATATACCTTGAGTTTAAAGCTTGTTCTATAGTCCAAGCAATTAGTGGTTTGCCTAACAAAGGCTTTATGTTTTTTCTGGGAAGTCCTTTGCTTCCACCTCTGGCTGGTATTATGGCTAAAATTGTTTTGTCTTTATACATTGTCTAAATCCTCTAATATTTTAATTGCTTTTTTATATTCGTCCCATTGACCTAAATCTATATAATCTTTTTCTTTTATGGGATATGCTAAAACTGTTTCTTTGTTTTCTATAAGTTTGCTTATAAGTTGTGGCATATCTATGTATTTATTCAGAGTTATATAATCAAGTGCTTCTTTGTTTAAAAGGTAAACCCCGGTATTTATCTGGAATGTATGTTCCGGCTTTTCTTCTATTTTTTCAATAAATCCACCTTGCCTGGTATATACAACACCGTAGGGTACTTTGTAGTGTTGTATTGATGTTATTGTCGTAAATGATGCATTCATCTTTTTATGGTATTCGTACACATCGTTATAATTAGTATTTAGCATTATATCGCAATTTGACACAAACAAGTCTGTATCTATGAAGTCTTTTAATAAATGTAAGCTTCCGGCTGTTCCTAAAAATTCTTCTTCCCATATAAACTCAATTTCATAATCTTTCTCTATGCTATTGAAATAAGATTCTATTACTTTTCCTTTGTAATTTAGAGTAAGATAAAATTTTTTCACACCGAATTTTTTAAATAAATCTATTATCATTTCTGTAATTGTTTTATCTTTGACCGGTAATAATGGTTTTGGTAAAACTCTGGTAAACGGATCAAGTCTTGTTCCTTTACCTCCTGCCATTATAACTACAGGAATATCTTTTAACTTCTTCTCTAATATTTCTTTTTTATTGCTATCATAAAAGTCTGTCCATCTATAATATCCAACTACCTTTTTTTCTCTATCTAATATCGGAAGAAGTTCTACCCGGTTTTCAAAAATCAACTTTTTTATTTCTTCTTTTGATAGATTTTCTGTAGCGTAAATCGGTTTTCTATGGTATATACTCTCTATTGTTCCTTCTATCGTTCCTGTCTTTAATATGTATCTACGGATATCCCCGTCTGTTATAGTTCCAAGAAGGATATTATTTTCATCTACTACAAAAAGCACCTTCTCGGAAGTTTCATCTAATTTTTTTAGGGCTTCCTTTATTGAAGCTGTAAGGTTAATAATTAGATTTTTATCCATTTTCTCCTACCATATCTCTTTCAACAGCATAAAACTTTCAGCATATTTGCAATTACATTGAGATCCCCTATAAGCTGCTAAGTTTTTTATATTCTCTAAACTTCTTGGAAAAGGATGTATGCCTAATTCGCTTTTATATATGCTTATTATTTGAAGTTTTTTTTCTATATAATCTGATATATCTACAAAAACATTAGGTTTAAATGGATTTGTAAACTGATTATCTGTTTCGCTTATAATTTCCATCATTAAGATTTTTTTTATAAACGGATATCTAAAAGATTTAAAGAATGGGTACAAAGCTTTAAAAACAACTCTATGATCAGAATGGGGATCATTAAAAAAAGGAATATACAAAATATTTGGCTTTACTTTATTTATTACTTTACTAAAATTTTCTATAAGAATTGGGATTTCATTATCTGTTAGAGAAGATGGCTTTAATTCAAAATTAAAAAAACCATTAAAACCATACATACTTATGACCTGTTTTATTTCTTCATTTCTTCTTTTTACATCTTCTTCACTAAATCCATATTCTACCTTTACATTCGTAATGTTACACCAGTATATACGTGTTGCATCACTGGTTCCTTCTTCTTTATGCTTTATAATAATTCCACCTGCCCCCAAAGTTTCATCATCCGGATGAGGTGAAACTATTAGGATATTTTTTGTCATATTAAATATTCTCCCTCTTTTATTGTGTCTGGAAGCTCATGCTCTATTAACCAAACAGCGTTTTCATAACACTTAACTAATATATTTTTACCTTCTACTTTTAAAACCTGTCCATGCTCTATATTAGCAAAATTTGTCTTATATTCTCTTATTTTCCAAACTTTATAGAGTTTACTTCTATATCTAACATCAGCACCTATATATGGATGAGTCAAAGCTCTTACTAAATTATATATGGCTCTACTTGACATTCTGAAATCAATAATTCCATCAGTATAATTTCTTTTTCGCCAATAATTTGCCTTCATATTATTTTGCGGAACTCTTTGGCAATCTCCATTCATTAATTGATGAGTAAACTCTTCTATTTGCACTAAAGCTGTTTCGGTTATTTTGTTGTAAAGAGAATTTGCATCATCTTCATAATCTACGGCTATTATTTTTTGAGAAATTATATCTCCAGAATCTGCTCCTTCATCCATAAAAAAGAAGGTCGAAGCAGTTTCATCAAGTCCTAAAAATAGTGTCCATATAATTGGGTGTCTACCTCTATTTTTAGGCAATGGAGCCGGATGAAATCCAATAACTCCTAATTTAGGTATTTCCAAAATTTCATTTTTTATTATTTGTGACCAGCCAAAACAATAGATAACATCAGGATTAAGTTCCTTAATAAAATTCACAGTTTGAATATCATTAACATTTTCTGTATAAAAATAGGGAATATTATGCATTTTTGCCAAATATGATATATCAACAAAGTCTGCATTAAAAGAGGATTCTTTTTTTGTTATCACTCCGCATATATTAGCTTTCATATCTATTAATTTTTTTAAAGAAGCTTCAGAAAACTTAACACATCCTATAAACAATATATTCATTTTCCATCATCCTCTGTTATGTCTATATAATAGAATACTTTCTTTAAATCATTTAATCTAACTTTTTTTAAAACATCTATAATCTTTTCAGATGCTTGTCCATCTCCATAAGGATTTTTTATATTTTCAAGAATTTCCTTAAATTCTCGTGAATATAACTTTTTTATTGCTTCTTTGATTGAATAATAATCCGGCTGACAATCTATTACGCTTTTTGCTTTTATTCTTCCTTTCTGTCTATCTCCTATGTCTATAGTTCCGATTTTAAATGAGGGGGCTTCTATTATTCCACTTGAAGAATTTCCAACTACCGCATCAACATATTGCATAGTGGATAAATAAAGGAGTTGTCCCATATTAGTAATGTCATGTTTAGAATTACAAACCACATCGTTTCATGCCTTCAGATAAAATTCTCATAAGCTCAACAGTCTGATTTGTTTCAATTGGCTGAATCGAGTTCTCAATCATAAATATAAAATTTTGTAGTGTCCTTTTGAATGCCACAAATGAATCCATACAATCAGCCCTAAAATAGCTTGTATCGCTGTAAAACTCTATTCTCATAGTTAATGGTGATTTATCTCCTAAGCAGTCTATCTCAACAACAAAACCTTCTGCTGTTTCTATAGTGAATGAATCATGACTACAAATGTTTCTTCTTATATTTCTAAATGTAAACGGGCAAACACTGAATATACCTTCTAACATGTGGATTCCATATTTTTCCCAGCTTTTTATAGTAGTACCCCTTATAAGCTTAATTTTTCCAAATTCATTGATATCACGCTTGATAATATCTAACTCAGGGGAGTATCTAATAGCTGAACAACTCATTAGTTTTGCTCTTTTAAGATATGTTTCAAAACATAAAACATCATTCATATTTAAAGAAAGTGGTTTATCTATAAAAACATATTTATCTGCTTCTAAAAATATAGAAGCTATTTCTCTATGACACTGCCAATCATCTCTAGCAATAATGACTGCATCCACATAATCAATCATATCCTCATACTTCTCAACCACATTCTCAATTTTTGTAGCCTTTGCGATTTTTATACTCTCATTAATATTTTGAGTCCAAATATGCGTAACCTTTGCTCCACAGATTCCAAAATCAACTTTTTCTTTAGCTCGTAGATATGCATAAATATTTGACCATTCTGATTGTTTCATGCTCTCATCATCATAGCCATTAAAAATGGCTGAAAATGAATACGGATGCCCATTACCTTCGCTAATTCCTATCATGCCTATTCTTATCATAATTATATGATGTCTTCCTTTTTTAAGATGTGATCATATTTCAAGTCTTTATTGACCTTGTGCCCAACAACAAAATCGGTCAACTCAGGAGCAAGCCCATTGCCCGGTCTTTTGTAGTCAATATCATCGTAGGTAATTATCTCTCCCTTCTTCATATCCCTTCTCAGAACTATGCTTCTTCTAAACTCTACTATTCTTTCTGGCGTCTCTGTAACCACTATCCTATATGAGCCCATCGCTTTATATATACGATTTGCATTTTCTACGATGGCTTTCAACTCATCTGGGGTAGCAGAAACTTTATGGTCCCAGCCTTCCATGTTTTTATCAAGTGTGAAATGCTTTTCAATAACACATGCGCCAAGTGCTACAGCAGCTAAGGGGATAGCAATCCCAATAGTATGGTCTGAAAAGCCTATTGGATATTCGGGGTAGATATTCATAAGTGTTTTAATGTTATTGAGATGGACGTCCTCATCTCTTGGAGGATATGTTGATACACAATGTAAAATGACTATCTGATTATTGCCAGCTTTTTCTATTGTTTTTATGGCTTTATCAATTTCGTAAAACTCACTAAGGCCAGTTGATATAACCATAGGTTTTCCCTTTTTGGCTAAATACTCCAAGAACGGGTAGTTGTTTAAGTCCATTGATGCCACTTTTATAAAAGGTGCTTGCATCATATCCACCAAAAAATCAGCCTCTTTTTTACTAAAAGGTGTAGATATACAATCAATACCAATTTTATCAGCAAAAGCCTTTAACTCCAAAAGCTTTTCTTCTGAAAGCGAATATTTATCTACGATTTCTTCTAAAGTATAATCGGTTCTATTTCTGTAATCATCGTTTAGAAAAAAGTTATCTTCGTATTTCTTCCTTGAAAATATACTATCTTTAGTCCAGCTCTGGAATTTCACACAATCTGAGCCAGCTTCTTTTGCAGCAACTATAAGTTTTTTTGCTAAATCCATATCGCCGTTATGATTTGCACCAATTTCAGCGATTATATACGGCTTGCAGAAGTTAAATACTTCTTTTTTTTCAGTCAATTTTACTTTCATATATATGCCTCCTTTAAATTAGTTCCCACCATAATAATTTATCCCTATTAGCATCGGACAATAACTTAGCTATATCAAAATCAGATAAACCATACAAATAACTTATTTCAGACTCGTATCCACCGAAAAGTCTATTCAAAGTGAGAAAGTGTCTTTTTTTAACATCTATGCACTTCATATAGGTTTGAACATTAATTTGCCCTAATCCTGCCGTGTTTTGCGGATGTTGTCTGTAGTAGGTCACGGTATCGTTAGTAAAGATAACACTCTTTCCCTCAAGTAATAAAATAGAAAATAAATACCAATCTATCGCAATCAAATCTTCTGGAATATTTACACTTTTAACATCTATTAACCTCAGCGCTGTATTTGTAAATCCAAATATATTTTTATTCCTTATAAAACTGTAGTCAAGTAATGATAAATTGTTTAGTCTATAGGATATATAATTTTCTTCGTAAACTCCATTATCGTTGAAAAGACTTAAATCGTTAACAACGATATCGTATCTTTCCAAAAGCTCTATTGATTTTTCAACTCTATTATTTGCGAAATAATCATCGCTATCCCCAAAAATTATTATATCGTATCCATTGGATATACAATAATTAATACCGTACTCTCTATTTTTTGCAATTGTATCGGAATATTTAAGCTCTATAATATTCAGATCTGAATCATATAACCTTTTAATTTCCTCAAAATCTTCATAATTGTCATTGACAACAATTATATCAAAATTTTTATATGTCTGCTGTTTTAAAGATTCAATGAATGTATGCAAATAGTCTTTATTTTGTGGGAAAATAGTTGTCAAAAATGCTATCTTTTTCATTATGTTGGCAATTCTCCAGTATTTAAGAAAATAATTTTTGATGAATAATTCTTTGTCACAGCGATATTATCAAGCATAAGATTTTCCCCAATTAAAACTTCACTTATAACCTCTTCTGCCTTAAAAGTTTGAAACTTCACTGCATCTGCCCCTGCTTCTACCGCAATGTCTACAAGCTTTTTGGCTAAGCCTATATCCCTATTGTGATTAACTCCTGCTTCGGCTATTATAAAAGTCTTCATTTTGCAGGAACTCCTTTTACTGCTGCCCCGTCAGGCACATTAGTAATTACTACCGAGCCTGCCCCTATTAATGCACCCTTCCCTATTTTAATGCCGTGTATAACCGTAGCCCCCGCACCTATAAAAGTGCCTTCACCGATAATGCAGCCACCTGACATAACAGCACCGGAACATATGTGGACATGGCTGCTTATAATGCAGTCATGCTCAACAATAGCTCTTGTGTTTACAATTGTGTTTTCGCCTATTAATGCATTTGTCTGAACAATAGCACCTGCCATAACCTGAACTCCTTCCAGAATCTGTGACTTGTCTGAAATAATTGCGGACGGATGGATGAGGGTGGGTATTGAAAATCCAGCATGCTTAACTTTTTCATACATGGCTTTTCTTTTGCTATTGTCTTTCACGCTTCCAATGGCAATGCATGCGTGCTTAATCCCCTTTCCATAGAGTTCCAACAGGACACTATCATCACCAAGCACAGTGACTCCAGACACCTCAGAATCAACATCAAGCTGCGCGTCTAATATGCCAACAATTTCGTATTGGCAAGAGGTTTTTATTAAGTCTATCAAGACCCTTGCGTGCCCCCCCCCCGCCTAATATTACAATCTTCTGCATTGGTTCTTTCACTCTCTTTGACAGTAGATGCATCTACTGAAAATTTAATTCCTGCAAATTCAATAAAAGCACCTGGCATTTTAGGATAAGTAGTTGCCCTTACCCTTCTTTTGATTTCTTCCTCTGACATATTACTGGTAATTCTACACAAATCATTAAGTTCTTTTCTCGTAAACGGTTTTCTTTTCCATTGTTCCTCACTCTTTGGCAACGGCTTGTTAGATAAAATTAAAGAAAATATCTCCACAAAAGCCATATAAATATAGGCATAACATCTCTGGGTAAGTGAATAGACTGTATCACCATCAAAGATTGGGAATCGCTTCACGGTAATGATATTTCCTGAATCCACTCTTTCTGTCATATGATGAACCGTAATACCAAATTCCTTCTCATTATTGTATATAGCAAAATTTGTACAGCCTATTCCGGGATATTCAGGAGGTCCCGGGTGAAAATTTATTGCTGCTACTTTCGTATTTCCAAGTACCTGCTCGGGAACTATCCATGGAGAGATATATGAGATTACATAATCAAAATGGTTGGTCAGCAATTGAGCAGGAAACGGCTCGCCTACACTTCCAAATATTATTTTAGATGAGGAGAAAAAATTGGACTTAATGATTTCTGCTGCCTCTTGAGAAAAAGGTTTTTGTTTTGCTAAAAATAATATCTTCATTTGTCAGTTCCTATTAAAATAATTTTTAATATTTTCCACAACTATTACAATATCTCTGGAAGTCAAATTAACACTACAAGGGAGATTTATGCAGGTCTCATAAGCTTTAACTGCATTCTCAATCCTATAAGTCTGAGAGTTTTTATACATTGGCAAAGTGTGTATCAGCTTCCAGACAGGTCTAACCTGAATATTCCTTGACAGGAGATATTTAATCAATTTCTTCTTATGTCTTTTTGCAACTTTTATTGTATAGAACCAGAAATTGCTTTTAACCTGCTTATTTTCCCATAAGAATTTTACATCTTTTATCTCTGACAGTAAGTCTGAATATATTGAAGCGTTCTTCCTCTTAGTATTAACGAATTCCTGAATACGCTCCAGCTGTGCTACCCCCATAGCTGCCTGTATGTTTGTCAGTCTGTAGTTATAGCCTATTTCATTGTGATAATATTCTAAGGGGTCTTTTTTGGCCTGTGTGCATAAATGCCTTATCCTCTCCGAAAGCCTTTTATCATTAGTTACAACCATTCCACCGCCGCCTGTTGTTATTATCTTGTTGCCGTTGAAAGAGAAGCAGCCTATCCTGCCAAAAGAACCTGTCCTTTTTCCTTTATACTCAGAGCCAAGGCTCTCTGTAGCATCTTCTATTACATGGATATTATATTTTTTTGAAACCTCAAGCAAAGGATCCATGTCCGCAGGATGTCCGAATATATGGACAGGTATGATTGCCTTTACTTTCCTGCCGCTCTTTCTGTTATAAGTAAAACCATCCTTGCCCTGCTTGCATTCATTTTTTATAAACTCAGATATCTTCTTAACATCAATACACAATGTATCCTTATCACAATCCATGAAGACCGGATAAGCGCCGCAATATCTAACTGCATTTACTGGAGCAATAAATGTCAAGGCAGGGACAATAACCTCGTCCCCGGGACTGATGCCACAGGCCACAAGACTTATATGCAAGGCAGATGTACCATTAACTGTTGCAACTGCATATCCTGTCCCTGAGTAAGAGGCAAGCATTTTCTCGAATTTTTCAACATAATCGCCTACAGAAGAGACCCATCCTGTATCAAGACACTCTTTGATATATTTCCATTCATTGCCGGATATCTCTGGTTCCGAGAGCGGGATTTTCCAATTTTTAGACATTATAAATATCCCATTTATATCTGCTAAGATTATTCTTATCCCTTAACCATGCAATTGTCTTTTCAAGCCCTTCCTTTAAAGAAACCGTAGGTTTCCATCCGGTAAGATTTCGAATTAATCTGTTATCGCAGACTAACCGTTCAACTTCACTTTTTTCAGGCCTTTTCCTCTGCTCATCGAAAACTATTCTTGCATCCGAACCTGTGAGTTTTATCAACAGTTCCGCAAGATCACCTATAGATATTTCGGCACCGGAACCTATATTTATTTCCTTACCAACAGCCTCATCACATCTGGCAAGAGATATAAACCCCCTACATATATCGCTTACGTAATTTAAATCTCTTGTAGGATGCAATGCCCCAAGATGAATCTCCTTTTTATTGTTCAGCAATTGGGTTATTATTGTCGGTATAACAGCACGGGCAGACTGCCTGGGGCCGTAAGTGTTAAAAGGCCTTGCTATTACAACCGGGCTTCCAAAAGAACGGTAGAAAGATTCTGCAATCTTGTCTGCCCCTATCTTTGATGCAGAGTAAGGAGATTGCCCATGCAACGGATGTTTTTCATCTATAGGTACATATTGGGCTGTCCCATAAACTTCAGAGGTGGATGTAACAACCACACGTTCAATAGAATAATCCTTGCACGCCTGTAATACATTTAATGTGCCTTTTATATTCGTATCAATATACGAATCAGGAGAATGATATGAAAAAGGAATCCCGATTAATGCCGCAAGATGAAAAACCATATCAACATCCTTTACTGCTTCTCTTACGCCATTCGGGTCCCTGATATCCCCTGCAAAAATTTCAATTTTGTCTAACTTTTCCTTCGGAAAGCTATCAAGCCATCCCCAGTGATTAAAAGAGTTATAAAAAACAAAAGCCCTTACATTACATCCTTCCTCTAATAACCTCTCTACCAAATGACTGCCTATAAATCCACAAGCTCCTGTAACCAATACTTTTTTGTTTTTTAATTCCATTTTTACTTCCTTAAAAGACATTTACATATCTTATCTACTTCCCTTTCCTTGAACACCGGCTCAATTGGTAAGATGAGAATACTTTGGGATGCCATTTCACTGTTTTCCAAGCTTCCGTATATTTCAATCCCATTATTTACAAACACCCTCATTTTATGCAATGGCACAGGGTAGTAAATCATAAAATCTATCCCGTTTTCTTATAGACACACCTTTACATACATGTGTGGTGCTTTCCTAAATTTCAAGTTCAGCTTATCCTGTGTCTTCCTTGCCTTGCATTTTTATGTATTTCATCATAGTTATATCAATGCACGGAAGCCACAGGAACTTGCTCTCATCCCCGTCTTTACCTGGCTGTCCGACAATTACTCGAAATCTAACGATAATAATGCGATTTTGCTTTATGTTGCTGACAATAGCAATTCTTATCGCTAAATTTAGGGCATTTTCTTCTGACAAATATGCATCTAATCCCGCCTTTTCATGCTGATTGCCAGAGTATTGGACTATTTCCCTTTGTTGTCTCCTGCAAAGCAAGCCATATCCGTTTTATATTCACCGCCGCACATACAATATTGAACTCTGCCCTGACTGCTCTTATTCCTCTTGTTAGAAAGCCCCTCAATCCTTTGTTTTCTTTTATGTCTCCAATCACCGGCTCTACTATCTGTTGACGCAATCGATACATTCCCTTTGCTTGTGGAGTTTTCATTTTAGCTGCCATTGCATTGCGCTCTGCTTCATAAGGAAACATTTTAATTAGCCTCTTGTTCTCTGGGCATATATATTCATTGCTTGCTTCATTATAAATAAAGTTTTTCTTGTCATACTCATTCGTTGCTTTACCAGCATTATTGTCAGGTATGTATCCGTCTATCTTGTTTTCTGTTAGAAAGTTGATGTTGCTGCCTTCAAAATAACCACTATCAAAACTCCATGCCGTTTCTTCAAAAAGTTCTCCTATATTGTCTTTTGTCTCTAATACTTGCGGCTGTAACTGCCTATTATCTACCGCATCCTGACATACATCGTTTGCCAAGATAAAGCCTGCCTTGTCTACTATAACTTGTGAATTATATGAAAACTCTATCCTGCCACTCTTGTTTTTCATAAACCGACTGCCAGGATCAGTGGTGTTTACTTTCTTTAACCCTTCATTTTCTATTTCCTCCTGCGCTTTCTGAAGCGTTTCTATTATTTCTGCTTTGAACCTTTCCCCTTTTTCTTTCTGCCTCTTGATGTAATATAATGCAGCTTTCTGTATGGTCTTTTTGCTCTGTTTCGGCAGTTGATCAAATCCACGCATCTCTGCAAATTTCTTGTCCTCTATTGTGTCTTGTTTTGTCCATTCCTGAAGCTCTTCCTCTACAAACCTTAATAATGCTTCCAGTTCTTCTTTTGTCATTACTCTTCTGTTTGAGGCATTTGCTTTGACTTTGCTGCCGTCTGTTGCAAGGTGTGATAGGTCAAGCAATCCCTCTTGTTTTGCAAATCCTACTGTGTGCTTGAAAACCTCTTTTATAAGTTCGGGGTTGTTTTTCCTAAAGTCGCTGATTGTTCTGAAGTCAGGCGTCAGTTTCTCCGAAAGATATATATACACTATGTTCTCTCTCGCACTGCGGGCAAGCATGCAGGACGACCTTACTTTGTCCAATACCCCCATTATGAGTAGTTTTAACAGTATCCGTGGATGATATGCAGGATGCCCAGCCCCAGCATACTTCATGTCAAATTCTCTGTAGTCTAATGATTCCACAAGACTCTCTACCAAAAAACATATGTGGTCTTCAGGTATCATGTCTTCTATGCTCGGCGGCAGTAACCATGTTTGACCTCGATAAGATTGTATATATGCCATACCATTATCTCCTTATGTTCTTTCTGTTTTTGTATTTTAACATTAAGCACTATCATAATTGTCGGACAGCCTGCCATCTTTGAGGGAAATATTGTCAAAAGTTTTTAAGCTAAAAGCCTAATTAAGCCTATTTTTCTTGAGCTTACTTCCCATTCTCTCTCATCAAAAGG from Dissulfurispira thermophila carries:
- a CDS encoding glycosyltransferase, which produces MKKIAFLTTIFPQNKDYLHTFIESLKQQTYKNFDIIVVNDNYEDFEEIKRLYDSDLNIIELKYSDTIAKNREYGINYCISNGYDIIIFGDSDDYFANNRVEKSIELLERYDIVVNDLSLFNDNGVYEENYISYRLNNLSLLDYSFIRNKNIFGFTNTALRLIDVKSVNIPEDLIAIDWYLFSILLLEGKSVIFTNDTVTYYRQHPQNTAGLGQINVQTYMKCIDVKKRHFLTLNRLFGGYESEISYLYGLSDFDIAKLLSDANRDKLLWWELI
- a CDS encoding formyltransferase family protein, whose protein sequence is MNILFIGCVKFSEASLKKLIDMKANICGVITKKESSFNADFVDISYLAKMHNIPYFYTENVNDIQTVNFIKELNPDVIYCFGWSQIIKNEILEIPKLGVIGFHPAPLPKNRGRHPIIWTLFLGLDETASTFFFMDEGADSGDIISQKIIAVDYEDDANSLYNKITETALVQIEEFTHQLMNGDCQRVPQNNMKANYWRKRNYTDGIIDFRMSSRAIYNLVRALTHPYIGADVRYRSKLYKVWKIREYKTNFANIEHGQVLKVEGKNILVKCYENAVWLIEHELPDTIKEGEYLI
- a CDS encoding PIG-L deacetylase family protein, encoding MTKNILIVSPHPDDETLGAGGIIIKHKEEGTSDATRIYWCNITNVKVEYGFSEEDVKRRNEEIKQVISMYGFNGFFNFELKPSSLTDNEIPILIENFSKVINKVKPNILYIPFFNDPHSDHRVVFKALYPFFKSFRYPFIKKILMMEIISETDNQFTNPFKPNVFVDISDYIEKKLQIISIYKSELGIHPFPRSLENIKNLAAYRGSQCNCKYAESFMLLKEIW
- a CDS encoding N-acetylneuraminate synthase family protein, producing MKVKLTEKKEVFNFCKPYIIAEIGANHNGDMDLAKKLIVAAKEAGSDCVKFQSWTKDSIFSRKKYEDNFFLNDDYRNRTDYTLEEIVDKYSLSEEKLLELKAFADKIGIDCISTPFSKKEADFLVDMMQAPFIKVASMDLNNYPFLEYLAKKGKPMVISTGLSEFYEIDKAIKTIEKAGNNQIVILHCVSTYPPRDEDVHLNNIKTLMNIYPEYPIGFSDHTIGIAIPLAAVALGACVIEKHFTLDKNMEGWDHKVSATPDELKAIVENANRIYKAMGSYRIVVTETPERIVEFRRSIVLRRDMKKGEIITYDDIDYKRPGNGLAPELTDFVVGHKVNKDLKYDHILKKEDII
- a CDS encoding sugar phosphate nucleotidyltransferase, producing MDKNLIINLTASIKEALKKLDETSEKVLFVVDENNILLGTITDGDIRRYILKTGTIEGTIESIYHRKPIYATENLSKEEIKKLIFENRVELLPILDREKKVVGYYRWTDFYDSNKKEILEKKLKDIPVVIMAGGKGTRLDPFTRVLPKPLLPVKDKTITEMIIDLFKKFGVKKFYLTLNYKGKVIESYFNSIEKDYEIEFIWEEEFLGTAGSLHLLKDFIDTDLFVSNCDIMLNTNYNDVYEYHKKMNASFTTITSIQHYKVPYGVVYTRQGGFIEKIEEKPEHTFQINTGVYLLNKEALDYITLNKYIDMPQLISKLIENKETVLAYPIKEKDYIDLGQWDEYKKAIKILEDLDNV
- a CDS encoding Gfo/Idh/MocA family oxidoreductase → MIRIGMIGISEGNGHPYSFSAIFNGYDDESMKQSEWSNIYAYLRAKEKVDFGICGAKVTHIWTQNINESIKIAKATKIENVVEKYEDMIDYVDAVIIARDDWQCHREIASIFLEADKYVFIDKPLSLNMNDVLCFETYLKRAKLMSCSAIRYSPELDIIKRDINEFGKIKLIRGTTIKSWEKYGIHMLEGIFSVCPFTFRNIRRNICSHDSFTIETAEGFVVEIDCLGDKSPLTMRIEFYSDTSYFRADCMDSFVAFKRTLQNFIFMIENSIQPIETNQTVELMRILSEGMKRCGL
- a CDS encoding formyltransferase family protein, producing MKILFLAKQKPFSQEAAEIIKSNFFSSSKIIFGSVGEPFPAQLLTNHFDYVISYISPWIVPEQVLGNTKVAAINFHPGPPEYPGIGCTNFAIYNNEKEFGITVHHMTERVDSGNIITVKRFPIFDGDTVYSLTQRCYAYIYMAFVEIFSLILSNKPLPKSEEQWKRKPFTRKELNDLCRITSNMSEEEIKRRVRATTYPKMPGAFIEFAGIKFSVDASTVKESERTNAEDCNIRRGGGTQGS
- a CDS encoding acetyltransferase, translating into MIDLIKTSCQYEIVGILDAQLDVDSEVSGVTVLGDDSVLLELYGKGIKHACIAIGSVKDNSKRKAMYEKVKHAGFSIPTLIHPSAIISDKSQILEGVQVMAGAIVQTNALIGENTIVNTRAIVEHDCIISSHVHICSGAVMSGGCIIGEGTFIGAGATVIHGIKIGKGALIGAGSVVITNVPDGAAVKGVPAK
- a CDS encoding cytidylyltransferase domain-containing protein; translated protein: MYKDKTILAIIPARGGSKGLPRKNIKPLLGKPLIAWTIEQALNSRYIDRLIVSTEDEEIAEISIKFGAEIPFLRPKELAKDDTPTIDVLIHLINNLNKSYDCILLLEPTSPLRKKNDIDVLIDKLIENFHIADSVVGVCKIESDTHHPYGIKKIVNGYLEKFLDNTPDFYQRQQLPDVYGIFGGMYISKTDKLLTYKTFYQKRTLPYVLDKWQAFEIDYIYDFLCVEKILEYAISEGLI